Proteins from one Burkholderiaceae bacterium DAT-1 genomic window:
- a CDS encoding sugar ABC transporter permease, giving the protein MSAPRQSAAARSLGRFSDLVLPKLVIAPTVLACLIGFYGFIGWTAWLSFTNSRLLPRYEWAGLIQYERLFADERWWHSMQNLAVFGGLFVGISLVLGLLMAVLLDQKIRGEGYLRTIYLYPMALSFIVTGTAWKWILNPGLGLEKVMHDLGWTRFNFDWIVNPDYAIYTVVLAGVWQSSGFVMALFLAGLRGVDESIIKAAQIDGASLPRIYLRIIIPSLRPVFLSAFMILTHIAVKSFDLVMALTGGGPGFATDLPSIYMYQHGFTRGQLGLGAASAMMMLFTACAIVMPLLYSELRSDKRA; this is encoded by the coding sequence ATGTCTGCACCGCGCCAGAGCGCGGCTGCACGCTCGCTGGGACGTTTTTCCGATCTGGTTCTGCCCAAGCTGGTCATCGCACCGACTGTGCTTGCCTGCCTGATTGGTTTTTATGGTTTCATCGGGTGGACAGCCTGGCTTTCATTCACCAATTCGCGCCTGCTGCCCCGCTATGAGTGGGCTGGCCTGATCCAGTACGAACGTCTGTTTGCCGACGAACGCTGGTGGCACTCCATGCAGAATCTGGCCGTATTTGGCGGCTTGTTCGTGGGGATCAGTCTGGTGCTCGGCTTGCTGATGGCCGTGCTGCTCGACCAGAAAATCCGTGGCGAAGGCTATCTGCGCACTATCTATCTCTACCCGATGGCGCTGAGCTTTATCGTCACCGGTACAGCCTGGAAATGGATCCTGAATCCGGGACTGGGTCTGGAAAAAGTGATGCATGATCTGGGCTGGACCCGCTTCAACTTCGACTGGATTGTGAATCCGGACTACGCGATTTATACCGTGGTTCTGGCTGGTGTCTGGCAATCATCCGGCTTTGTGATGGCGCTCTTCCTCGCGGGTCTGCGCGGGGTGGATGAATCCATCATCAAGGCGGCACAGATTGATGGTGCATCGCTGCCACGCATCTACCTGCGCATCATTATTCCCAGCCTGCGCCCTGTGTTTCTGTCGGCTTTCATGATCCTGACGCATATCGCGGTCAAGAGCTTCGATCTGGTCATGGCCCTCACAGGCGGCGGCCCCGGTTTTGCCACCGACCTGCCCTCTATCTACATGTACCAGCACGGTTTCACACGTGGCCAGCTCGGACTGGGCGCAGCGAGCGCCATGATGATGCTGTTCACGGCCTGCGCCATTGTCATGCCCCTGCTGTATTCCGAATTAAGGAGCGACAAGCGTGCCTAA
- a CDS encoding carbohydrate ABC transporter permease: MAVWYLAPLYVMLTTSFKSLDEIHTGNLLALPHVFSLEAWQTAWQGDCAGGDCSSAGMQGYFLNSLKMMIPAVLISTLLGAFNGYVLSMWRFKGSDTFFMALLIGTFLPFQVVILPMSQVLAMLGLENSTGRLVLVHVIYGLQFTTLFFRNYYITMPSELVSAARIDGAGFMRIFFRILLPLSVPTIMVCLIWQVTQIWNDFLFGVVFSSGEQQPITVGLNNLVNTSTGVKHYNVDMAAAIIAAIPTLFVYAIGSKYFVRGLTAGAVKG, translated from the coding sequence ATGGCGGTGTGGTATCTCGCACCGCTGTACGTGATGCTGACCACCAGCTTTAAATCGCTGGACGAAATTCACACTGGTAATCTGCTGGCTCTACCGCATGTGTTCAGTCTGGAAGCCTGGCAAACTGCCTGGCAGGGCGACTGTGCGGGTGGCGACTGCAGCAGCGCCGGCATGCAGGGCTATTTCCTCAACAGCCTGAAGATGATGATCCCGGCCGTACTGATCTCGACTTTGCTGGGTGCATTCAATGGCTACGTGCTGTCGATGTGGCGCTTCAAAGGCTCGGATACCTTTTTCATGGCGCTGCTGATCGGTACTTTCCTGCCGTTTCAGGTGGTGATTCTGCCGATGTCGCAAGTGCTGGCCATGCTGGGGCTGGAAAATAGCACTGGTCGACTGGTACTGGTACACGTGATCTACGGCTTACAGTTCACCACGCTGTTTTTCCGCAATTACTACATCACCATGCCAAGTGAGCTGGTCAGTGCGGCGCGCATCGATGGTGCCGGATTCATGCGGATTTTCTTCCGGATTCTGCTGCCATTATCGGTGCCCACCATCATGGTCTGCCTGATCTGGCAGGTGACCCAGATCTGGAACGATTTCCTGTTCGGGGTGGTGTTTTCCTCGGGTGAACAGCAGCCCATCACGGTCGGCCTCAATAATCTGGTCAATACCTCGACAGGGGTCAAACACTACAACGTGGACATGGCCGCCGCGATCATCGCCGCCATTCCGACCCTGTTCGTCTATGCCATCGGCAGCAAATATTTCGTACGCGGGCTCACGGCCGGCGCAGTAAAGGGATAA
- the ugpC gene encoding sn-glycerol-3-phosphate ABC transporter ATP-binding protein UgpC — protein MGALSIRNVKKSYGDTHILKGINIEIEKGQFLILVGPSGCGKSTLLNMIAGLDDITSGEIAIGDKVVNHLSPKDRDIAMVFQSYALYPNMTVRKNIAFGLEIRKVPKHEQDEIISRVAKTLQIEHLLDRKPQQLSGGQRQRVAMGRALARNPTLFLFDEPLSNLDAKLRVEMRSEIKLLHQRLGTTIVYVTHDQIEAMTLGDRIAVMKDGEVKQFGSPQEIYDEPANLYVAGFIGSPAMNFIPCELGEANGQATVTLQSASASHVIQVGPMTDARRAFLGKRVILGIRPEQLTDLGSARHDHPDLQQLDIRVEIQEPTGPDTLVTTEVNGVRIVARCHPKAAAQPGESMRIALDAGKALLFDPESENRLP, from the coding sequence ATGGGCGCATTAAGCATCCGCAATGTCAAAAAGAGCTATGGCGACACCCATATCCTCAAGGGCATCAATATCGAGATCGAAAAGGGCCAGTTCCTGATTCTGGTGGGTCCGTCCGGCTGCGGTAAATCCACGCTGCTGAATATGATTGCTGGTCTCGATGACATCACTTCCGGCGAGATCGCCATCGGCGACAAGGTCGTCAATCACCTGTCGCCCAAGGATCGCGATATTGCCATGGTGTTCCAGAGCTACGCGCTCTATCCGAACATGACCGTGCGCAAGAACATCGCCTTTGGTCTGGAAATCCGCAAGGTGCCGAAGCACGAGCAGGACGAGATCATCAGCCGCGTGGCCAAAACGCTGCAGATCGAACACCTACTGGATCGCAAGCCGCAGCAGCTCTCCGGCGGCCAGCGCCAGCGCGTGGCCATGGGGCGCGCACTTGCCCGCAATCCCACGCTGTTCCTGTTTGATGAGCCGCTGTCGAATCTCGATGCCAAACTGCGCGTAGAAATGCGCTCCGAGATCAAACTGCTGCACCAGCGCCTCGGCACCACCATCGTCTATGTCACCCACGACCAGATCGAAGCGATGACGCTGGGCGACCGGATTGCGGTGATGAAGGATGGCGAGGTGAAGCAGTTCGGCTCGCCACAGGAAATCTACGACGAGCCGGCCAATCTCTATGTAGCCGGATTTATTGGCTCGCCCGCCATGAATTTTATTCCCTGCGAGCTGGGTGAAGCCAATGGTCAGGCGACTGTCACCTTGCAGAGCGCCAGCGCCAGCCATGTCATTCAGGTCGGCCCGATGACAGATGCGCGCCGTGCTTTCCTCGGCAAACGCGTGATTCTGGGCATCCGTCCGGAACAGCTCACCGACCTTGGCAGCGCCCGCCACGATCATCCGGATCTGCAGCAACTGGACATCCGCGTGGAGATTCAGGAGCCCACCGGCCCGGATACCCTGGTCACCACCGAAGTAAACGGCGTGCGCATCGTGGCCCGCTGCCATCCCAAAGCAGCAGCACAACCCGGCGAATCCATGCGCATCGCCCTTGATGCAGGCAAGGCGCTGCTCTTTGATCCTGAAAGCGAAAACCGTCTGCCCTGA
- a CDS encoding beta-lactamase family protein: MQNHAHGRHHSLIHASLASLLLLIGTGLAAAAPQSALAADQAAIDASALGKSIVDHINRDTPDAMRLWAPKLFSDAMDAGDRADAIKRLVASVRESGGLDILESGSAPGQPGVAMLEVKSRRTGKQAMMILTADEKRAGTLIGADLVPMEDPARYANWPAALSSLHQLPDLIDPVLASLVKDKEFSGCITVSNGKEAVYNACRGLADRNQGTPVGQQTRFHIGSMNKMFTAVAIAQLVEAGKLSWHASVADVLPDYPDQATARKMTVWQLLHHTAGLGDYFVPEFFAHREQFVNPADYLPLIAKQTRVGEPGEQWIYSNAGYILLGRIIERLTDQSYFDYIQAHIFAPAGMSASGYDSQEDITPDLAVGYFHETPFSTSWKANWMTLPFKGSPAGGGYSNNADLLRFAAALKHGKLIQSHTLTQMFDNQVPAGPGGYAAGFGDREHAGRHIRGHAGGAPGMTANLAMVWGTGLSVAITSNQGDDQETMILAERIADVLAASPLSAR, from the coding sequence ATGCAAAACCACGCTCACGGCCGCCATCATTCCCTCATTCATGCCAGCTTAGCCAGTCTGCTTCTGCTAATCGGCACCGGACTGGCCGCAGCAGCCCCCCAATCTGCGCTCGCCGCCGATCAAGCCGCAATTGACGCCAGCGCTCTGGGCAAATCCATCGTCGATCACATCAACCGTGATACACCCGATGCCATGCGGCTCTGGGCACCCAAGCTCTTTTCGGATGCCATGGATGCAGGAGATCGGGCCGATGCAATCAAGCGCCTTGTCGCATCCGTGCGCGAAAGTGGCGGGCTGGATATTCTGGAGTCGGGCAGCGCCCCGGGACAACCCGGCGTGGCAATGCTAGAGGTCAAAAGTCGTCGCACTGGCAAGCAGGCGATGATGATTCTGACGGCAGACGAGAAGCGGGCTGGCACCTTGATAGGCGCAGATCTGGTGCCAATGGAGGATCCTGCACGCTACGCAAACTGGCCAGCCGCCCTCTCATCGCTGCACCAGCTACCTGACCTCATCGATCCGGTGCTTGCCTCACTGGTAAAAGACAAAGAATTTTCCGGATGTATCACGGTATCAAACGGCAAAGAAGCAGTTTACAACGCATGCCGGGGCCTCGCTGATCGCAATCAAGGTACCCCAGTCGGGCAGCAGACGCGCTTCCACATTGGCTCCATGAACAAAATGTTTACGGCTGTCGCCATTGCCCAGCTCGTCGAGGCGGGAAAACTGTCGTGGCATGCCTCGGTGGCAGATGTTCTCCCCGACTATCCCGATCAAGCTACCGCCCGCAAAATGACGGTGTGGCAGCTGTTGCATCATACGGCAGGGTTGGGCGATTACTTTGTGCCGGAATTTTTTGCCCATCGCGAACAATTCGTGAATCCTGCTGACTATCTGCCCCTCATCGCCAAACAGACGCGCGTAGGCGAACCTGGCGAGCAATGGATCTACAGCAATGCCGGCTACATTCTGCTTGGCCGCATCATCGAGCGTCTGACTGACCAGTCTTACTTCGATTACATACAGGCCCATATATTCGCCCCTGCCGGCATGAGCGCCAGCGGCTACGACAGCCAGGAAGATATCACCCCTGATCTGGCTGTCGGCTATTTCCATGAGACACCGTTCTCGACAAGCTGGAAGGCCAACTGGATGACCCTGCCGTTCAAAGGCAGTCCGGCGGGCGGCGGATACTCGAATAATGCGGATTTGTTGCGATTTGCTGCTGCACTCAAGCATGGCAAGCTGATTCAGTCGCACACGCTGACCCAGATGTTTGATAATCAGGTCCCGGCGGGCCCCGGTGGATATGCGGCAGGATTTGGCGACCGCGAACATGCGGGGCGCCACATCCGGGGACATGCAGGCGGTGCCCCCGGCATGACTGCGAATCTGGCAATGGTCTGGGGGACCGGCCTTTCCGTCGCCATCACCAGCAATCAAGGTGATGACCAGGAAACGATGATACTGGCCGAACGCATTGCTGACGTACTGGCAGCCTCTCCGCTGTCTGCTCGATAA
- a CDS encoding sigma-70 family RNA polymerase sigma factor, producing MTDPISEAHIDRALVARALLNDQRAFEQLLRRHQGMVRAQLRRLAGGNDALADDLAQETFLTAWRKLDQFRGDARFSTWLYRIAYTSFIDVVRKQPAAHHEVDEAALSDLAAPTHSADLQFDVQRAMSRLSGGEQAVLLHCTQLGLSHEETAYVLDMPLGTVKTHATRGKAKLRALLAAWNETGKQEQHDA from the coding sequence GTGACTGATCCCATCTCGGAAGCGCATATTGACCGGGCACTGGTGGCAAGGGCGCTTCTGAATGATCAACGCGCATTTGAACAGTTATTGCGTCGGCATCAAGGCATGGTTCGTGCCCAGCTACGCCGACTCGCCGGTGGAAACGATGCGCTGGCAGACGATCTGGCACAAGAAACCTTTCTCACCGCCTGGCGCAAGCTTGATCAATTCAGAGGCGATGCCCGTTTCTCAACTTGGCTATACCGCATTGCATATACCAGCTTCATCGATGTTGTACGCAAGCAACCGGCCGCACACCACGAAGTAGATGAGGCTGCGCTATCAGACCTGGCCGCTCCGACGCACTCCGCCGATCTCCAGTTCGATGTGCAGCGAGCCATGAGCAGATTATCCGGAGGCGAACAGGCCGTGTTATTGCATTGCACCCAACTCGGACTTAGCCACGAGGAAACGGCGTATGTGCTGGACATGCCGCTTGGCACTGTCAAAACCCATGCTACACGGGGTAAAGCCAAACTGAGAGCCTTGCTCGCAGCCTGGAACGAAACCGGCAAACAGGAGCAACATGATGCATGA
- a CDS encoding DUF5056 domain-containing protein, producing MHETQEDPIEALLRMQFDGPVADDGFTDRVMQQLPRQRRSRWPIYLGLTLGTLLCLSTLLIWTPFDSLHWPQNGGSLTACTLAWLCTSLVFSLLSLWWGLYESGDR from the coding sequence ATGCATGAAACTCAAGAAGATCCGATTGAGGCCCTGCTGCGCATGCAGTTTGACGGTCCCGTCGCAGACGATGGGTTCACCGACCGGGTGATGCAACAGCTGCCCCGTCAGCGCCGCAGCCGGTGGCCTATTTATCTTGGTCTGACGCTGGGTACGCTCCTTTGTCTGTCCACGTTGCTGATATGGACACCCTTCGATTCATTGCACTGGCCCCAAAATGGAGGATCACTGACCGCATGCACGCTGGCATGGCTATGCACCTCGCTCGTATTCAGCCTGCTCTCACTGTGGTGGGGACTTTACGAAAGCGGGGACCGGTAA
- a CDS encoding lipocalin family protein, producing the protein MRRLLLITIACLLAACTIQPPPGITPVTGFDVQRYSGKWYEILRLDNRFERDLSDVSATYTLRANGDVGVLNRGYNTTTGRWDQADGHAKFNGDPRIASLKVSFFDPFYGGYHVVALDPDYRWAMVAGNDRSYLWILARDKQLPAEVIDTLRKQAGQLGFDTSRLIQVGHTRSDG; encoded by the coding sequence ATTCGCCGTTTGCTGTTGATCACCATTGCGTGCCTGCTCGCCGCCTGCACCATTCAACCGCCGCCCGGCATCACGCCGGTAACCGGATTTGATGTCCAGCGCTATAGCGGTAAATGGTACGAGATTCTGAGGCTGGATAATCGTTTCGAGCGTGATCTCAGTGATGTCAGCGCCACCTATACACTGCGCGCGAACGGCGATGTCGGCGTGCTGAATCGGGGCTACAACACCACCACGGGTCGCTGGGATCAGGCAGACGGCCATGCTAAATTCAATGGTGACCCACGCATTGCCTCGCTCAAAGTATCGTTCTTCGACCCTTTCTACGGCGGTTACCATGTTGTGGCGCTCGACCCCGACTACCGCTGGGCAATGGTCGCGGGCAATGATCGCAGTTATCTGTGGATACTCGCCCGTGACAAGCAATTACCAGCCGAAGTGATCGACACGCTGCGCAAGCAAGCCGGTCAACTTGGTTTCGATACGTCGCGCCTCATTCAGGTCGGGCACACACGCAGCGACGGCTGA
- a CDS encoding TIGR02450 family Trp-rich protein, whose translation MATRLNPKKLLRSKWTTRMPVNKEKHFLVTRIVQPDDPDAPITHVELEAIYSGRTRVIEWKSLLEETVWHQGWR comes from the coding sequence ATGGCAACCAGACTCAATCCTAAAAAGCTACTGCGCAGCAAATGGACTACACGCATGCCGGTAAACAAGGAAAAGCATTTTCTTGTTACCCGCATCGTGCAGCCTGACGATCCCGATGCACCAATCACCCACGTCGAACTAGAGGCGATTTACAGTGGCCGAACCCGCGTCATCGAATGGAAGTCATTGCTGGAAGAGACGGTCTGGCATCAGGGTTGGCGTTAG
- a CDS encoding helix-turn-helix transcriptional regulator: MPIIVRLDVMLAHRKIRSRELAAHVGITEQNLSLLKSGKVRGIRFSTLARICEYLQCQPGEILEYVPGEEGEDGED; encoded by the coding sequence ATGCCCATTATCGTTCGTCTGGATGTGATGCTGGCCCACCGCAAGATTCGCTCGCGCGAACTGGCGGCACATGTGGGAATTACCGAACAGAATTTGTCGCTACTGAAAAGCGGGAAAGTGCGCGGCATTCGTTTTTCCACCCTTGCCCGCATCTGCGAATACCTGCAATGCCAGCCCGGCGAAATTCTGGAATATGTGCCGGGCGAGGAAGGTGAGGACGGAGAGGATTAG
- a CDS encoding alpha/beta hydrolase, which translates to MFKTHLSAPLFTVLMLLLCIATPVGAVETSASVHDYIELRKREAQPSHGTVVFENGARETLDTWDQVIADIGKDMTTFAYNRPGYGKSPETSDPRDGRTIVDALRLRLQQQGLKPPYLLVGHSMGGLYMQLFARLYPQEVRGVVLVDSLYPGIIKRPEEFPLYTRIGKQLFLSRTVAREIDEIHHTGEMVLGLPSPDEIPMIRLINIPKSRGAIGVDFGVVNDDPHTIARVKQMYPRARTIIVDSDHRIQSANPEKVTAAIREIMANEWPGNS; encoded by the coding sequence ATGTTCAAGACTCACCTCAGCGCGCCCCTATTTACGGTACTGATGCTACTGCTCTGTATCGCAACACCGGTTGGTGCGGTAGAAACATCCGCTTCTGTCCATGACTACATCGAGCTCCGTAAACGTGAAGCACAGCCCTCCCATGGCACCGTCGTGTTTGAAAATGGTGCACGGGAAACGCTGGATACATGGGATCAGGTGATCGCCGATATTGGCAAGGACATGACGACTTTTGCTTACAACCGTCCCGGCTACGGCAAGAGTCCGGAAACCAGTGACCCACGGGATGGCCGGACCATTGTCGACGCGCTTCGTCTGCGCTTGCAGCAGCAAGGGCTCAAGCCCCCTTATCTACTGGTAGGGCACTCCATGGGCGGCCTGTATATGCAACTGTTTGCGCGCCTCTACCCGCAGGAAGTCAGAGGCGTTGTGTTGGTCGATTCGCTGTATCCGGGCATCATTAAACGCCCCGAGGAATTTCCGCTTTACACGCGCATCGGCAAGCAGCTTTTCCTGAGCCGGACGGTAGCACGCGAGATTGACGAAATTCATCACACCGGCGAAATGGTACTGGGCCTGCCCTCGCCCGATGAAATTCCGATGATCCGCTTGATCAACATACCCAAATCGCGCGGTGCGATTGGCGTGGATTTTGGGGTGGTCAATGATGATCCGCACACCATCGCCCGGGTGAAGCAGATGTACCCTCGGGCACGCACCATTATTGTCGATTCAGACCACCGGATTCAGTCAGCCAATCCGGAAAAAGTGACTGCAGCCATTCGGGAGATCATGGCCAACGAGTGGCCCGGAAATAGCTGA
- a CDS encoding helix-turn-helix transcriptional regulator, producing MATPIPGVPVRGSTSGQPLMALFDLLGRRWAMRILWEVNAKPSSFRELQACCGNMSSSVLNTRIKELREAGLIMLADEGYRITACGNELMSLLSPLREWSKNWEHSLEA from the coding sequence ATGGCAACCCCCATTCCTGGCGTTCCGGTCAGAGGCTCGACATCCGGCCAACCGCTTATGGCCTTGTTTGACCTGCTAGGTCGGCGCTGGGCTATGCGAATTTTATGGGAAGTAAACGCGAAGCCATCCTCATTTCGTGAGCTTCAAGCATGCTGCGGGAATATGTCATCGAGTGTGCTCAACACCCGGATCAAAGAGCTGCGAGAAGCGGGGCTCATTATGCTTGCTGATGAGGGGTACAGGATCACAGCGTGTGGAAATGAATTAATGAGCCTGCTTTCACCATTGCGGGAGTGGTCGAAAAACTGGGAGCACAGTTTAGAGGCATAA
- a CDS encoding GTP cyclohydrolase → MFLVNFEFTSSLEQVDLFVSAHRAHLSKFYDSGELLLGGRKVPRTGGIILSRHHSIEDVKRVFDTDPMVCAGVAKYSLIEFQPVMMAEALTGLI, encoded by the coding sequence ATGTTTCTTGTCAATTTTGAGTTCACGAGCTCATTAGAGCAGGTTGATCTGTTTGTTTCTGCTCATCGCGCACATCTATCCAAATTTTACGATAGCGGTGAACTGCTGCTTGGCGGGCGGAAAGTCCCTCGAACGGGCGGTATCATCTTGTCTCGCCATCATTCCATAGAAGACGTGAAACGCGTGTTTGATACAGACCCGATGGTCTGCGCTGGCGTGGCAAAATATTCGCTGATTGAATTTCAGCCAGTGATGATGGCAGAAGCACTAACGGGGTTGATTTAG
- a CDS encoding CbrC family protein: MDLPKFKYHPNPIATGAIVSTNESCECCGKARGYKYSSVLYATEEVEVICPWCISDGSAARKYDGQFLDDYPLRRGNLPESVIEEVCERTPGYNSWQQQIWQSHCGDACEFHGDASIEEVAGISGDLLAELVSREGIKAEHWPRIRDNYAPGGGISIFKFVCRHCGSPVYSLDFS, from the coding sequence ATGGATCTACCAAAGTTCAAATATCATCCTAATCCAATTGCAACTGGCGCGATCGTCTCGACCAATGAGAGCTGCGAGTGTTGCGGCAAAGCAAGAGGGTATAAATATAGCTCGGTGTTGTATGCCACTGAAGAGGTGGAAGTGATATGTCCATGGTGTATCTCTGATGGAAGCGCGGCGCGGAAATATGATGGGCAGTTTTTGGATGACTATCCTTTACGCCGAGGCAACCTTCCGGAAAGCGTAATTGAAGAAGTATGCGAAAGAACGCCTGGCTATAATTCGTGGCAACAACAAATTTGGCAATCGCATTGCGGCGATGCCTGTGAGTTTCATGGCGATGCTTCAATTGAAGAGGTCGCGGGAATATCAGGGGATCTACTTGCGGAGCTTGTTTCAAGGGAAGGAATTAAGGCGGAGCACTGGCCTCGTATCCGGGATAACTATGCGCCAGGTGGAGGCATATCAATATTCAAATTTGTTTGCCGGCACTGTGGAAGTCCGGTCTATAGTCTGGACTTCTCATGA
- the glmS gene encoding glutamine--fructose-6-phosphate transaminase (isomerizing) codes for MCGIVGAVAKRDVVAHLIDGLKRLEYRGYDSSGIAVLNDGIQRVRRVGRVAEMEAAAQSEHIQGLQGIGHTRWATHGGVTEPNAHPHISQGVAVVHNGIIENHDEQRQRLKGLGYEFTSQTDTEVIAHLVNHCLKDSPDLFTAVQKAVQELHGAYAIGVMSENEPGVLVCARMGCPLLIGIGEGEHFIASDVSAVIAATRRVIFMEEGDVARLTADSMTLLDKSGQAAERAVHVSDVSLASLELGPYSHFMQKEIHEQPKALADTIEQILDDGFVPSLFGDVEGGLLSQVEGVQILACGTSYYAASVARYWIERIARIPCQVEIASEYRYRDVVANPKHLLVTISQSGETLDTMEALKYAQSLGHNITLSICNVRESAIPRASKMVFYTRAGAEIGVASTKAFTTQLVALFALAVTLGKQRGKVNAADEAAYLDDLRQLPGSVQHALNLEPQVASWAVQFAKKHHALFLGRGEHYPIALEGALKLKEITYIHAEAYAAGELKHGPLALVDTDMPVVVIAPNDTLLEKVKSNMQEVRARGGELFVFADLDSHFGESDGVHVIRAPRHVGALSPVVHSIPVQLLAYHTALARGTDVDKPRNLAKSVTVE; via the coding sequence ATGTGCGGAATTGTCGGTGCGGTCGCCAAGCGCGATGTCGTGGCTCATCTGATCGATGGGCTGAAACGACTGGAATATCGTGGTTATGACTCTTCGGGGATTGCGGTGCTCAATGATGGCATTCAGCGTGTACGCCGCGTGGGTCGAGTGGCCGAGATGGAAGCTGCTGCACAGTCCGAGCATATTCAAGGTCTGCAAGGGATTGGCCATACCCGTTGGGCGACGCATGGTGGCGTGACCGAGCCGAACGCGCATCCGCATATTTCGCAAGGCGTGGCGGTGGTGCATAACGGCATCATCGAAAACCATGACGAGCAACGCCAGCGTCTCAAGGGGCTGGGTTACGAATTTACCTCGCAAACCGATACCGAAGTGATTGCCCATCTGGTGAATCACTGCCTGAAGGATAGCCCCGACCTGTTCACCGCCGTACAAAAGGCAGTGCAGGAATTGCACGGTGCCTACGCCATTGGCGTGATGAGCGAGAATGAACCTGGCGTACTGGTGTGCGCACGCATGGGCTGCCCATTGCTGATTGGCATTGGCGAGGGCGAGCATTTCATTGCATCCGATGTCTCTGCTGTCATTGCCGCTACCCGCCGCGTGATTTTCATGGAGGAGGGCGATGTCGCGCGACTGACCGCCGACAGCATGACACTGCTGGACAAATCGGGTCAGGCAGCCGAGCGTGCGGTGCATGTGTCCGATGTCTCGCTGGCATCGCTGGAGCTGGGCCCGTACAGCCATTTCATGCAGAAGGAAATCCACGAACAGCCGAAGGCGCTGGCCGATACCATCGAGCAGATTCTCGATGATGGGTTTGTGCCCTCGCTGTTTGGCGATGTGGAAGGCGGCTTGCTCTCACAAGTGGAAGGTGTGCAGATTCTGGCCTGCGGCACCAGCTACTATGCCGCATCGGTGGCGCGCTACTGGATCGAGCGTATTGCCCGTATTCCGTGTCAGGTCGAGATCGCCAGCGAATACCGCTATCGCGATGTGGTGGCGAACCCGAAGCACCTGCTGGTGACCATTTCGCAATCCGGCGAGACGCTGGATACCATGGAAGCGCTGAAATACGCGCAATCACTCGGCCACAACATCACCTTGTCGATCTGCAATGTGCGCGAATCGGCGATTCCGCGTGCCAGCAAGATGGTGTTCTATACCCGTGCCGGTGCGGAAATTGGCGTTGCATCAACCAAGGCGTTTACCACCCAGCTGGTTGCTCTGTTTGCACTGGCGGTGACGCTGGGCAAGCAGCGCGGCAAGGTGAATGCAGCTGACGAAGCTGCTTATCTGGACGATCTGCGTCAGTTGCCGGGCAGCGTGCAGCACGCCCTGAATCTGGAGCCGCAAGTGGCAAGCTGGGCGGTTCAATTTGCCAAGAAACACCATGCCCTGTTCCTGGGACGTGGCGAGCATTATCCAATCGCACTGGAAGGCGCGCTGAAGCTGAAGGAAATCACCTATATCCACGCCGAAGCCTATGCGGCCGGCGAGCTGAAGCATGGCCCGCTGGCGCTGGTGGATACTGATATGCCGGTGGTGGTGATTGCGCCAAACGACACCCTGCTGGAAAAAGTGAAGTCCAATATGCAGGAAGTCCGCGCGCGTGGAGGCGAACTGTTTGTGTTCGCCGATCTGGACAGCCACTTTGGCGAAAGCGATGGCGTGCACGTGATTCGCGCGCCACGGCATGTGGGCGCGCTGTCGCCGGTTGTGCACTCGATTCCGGTGCAGTTGCTGGCCTATCACACGGCGCTGGCACGTGGGACGGATGTCGATAAACCACGTAACTTGGCCAAGTCGGTGACCGTGGAATAA